A region of the Cryptococcus deuterogattii R265 chromosome 1, complete sequence genome:
GGCCGAGCACGATACGACGTATACCAGTCCCGGATTGAGCGTCGGAGGACGAGGCGGATTGGCCAGGAATGGCCCGAGATCGAACAGACTTGGGACAAGCCCACAGACAAGGCATGTACCACTTTCTATCGGGGCCTTGTCACCATCACCGTCTCCGATCCTCAACGTGGGCTCCAAAAGACAGTCAAATACTGAGCCTGTGTCGGGTACCTCACCAAGTACACCTCTCAGCAAGTCCTTTCTAGCCCAGCAAGATGCCTCACCAAGTAGCAGCACCATTCCTCTCCGCGTAACCATCTCTGTGGACCCAAATGATCGGCTTTCTCATGATCGTGAATCCCACTCTGTCGAACGGCATCGCACACAGGGTCACTCGCCCGTACGCGGCCGATATGGCCATTTGAGCACGCCTTCATCGCCTACAAGCTCATATAGGGCGCTTACCGGGAAGCCAAGAACGCTTAGTGTAGACGCTGGACAAAACTGGGGAGGTAGTCAACGAAATCGAccgagagatggagatgatcgGGAACGTCGTCAAAGCCAGGTTTCAAGCGCCAGCTCTGGAGGTCTCAAGAAACACAGCTTGGACGACTGGGTCCTTGGTGAAGAGCTCGGTGTCGGGTCCTACTCTACAGTCTACTGTGTCACCCCCTCTGCCGGCACacactctccttcttctcctcaacccgCCAGAAAATATGCCCTCAAGGTTATCGATCAGGCGCATCTTATTCaggagaaaaaggtcaagtACGCAATGGTAGAGCGGGACGCTCTTATTCGATTATCCGATCCTCGACATTCCAAGGGCCATAAGCGAGGTACATCGAGTTCATCGAGCACTGGGCATACGCAGACGGGAAGCACTGGTAAACGCAAGTCCACCGCTAGCATAGGTGGCCAGTCCAGTGTGGCTTCAGTCTCCGGTGGGGTAATTAGCAACAGCAAGAAAGACACGCGTGATCGCCTTTCCATAGTAACCACCTCTAGCGCCCCTTCCAGCCCCATCCTTACTGCATCGAGTGACAGCGCTCAGTTCTCTCCGACGGCAGtaagtggaggtggtggcaATGTGAAGGGCAGACGACCTAGCCGCTCAGCTGAACCTCCGACACCGGTGCAGGAACAGACTGAGGTGCTTATTCgcgatggagaagaagatcgacAGGAGACACCGCCACGAGAATGGGATAGGGATAGGGATAGAGGAGGCTGGGATAATATAACAAGGTCTCGTCCCCTCACCTGTACGGGAAGAGTCAATGGAAAGCGgcgaaaagggaaaggacgaagaagaaccagGAGGCACAGACTCCGCAGAGCTGGGAGCTGCTATCCACCTtacccttcctccacctcagATACCCTCGACACCCGAACCACGCGGGGGATCACCCCTCTTGTCAGCCGATGGACACCGTACGAGCCGAGAAACACCTCGAGATCGATCTCATCACCCGACACCGAAACGCCGGCGACAGTCATTGGCGCCGAGTGAGCGATCGGTGAAGAGTGCAAGTACGTATGGCAAAATGTCTGCTGTTGCACACCCTGGCGTTGTCAGGTTGTATTCGACTTTTAatgattcttcttcactctgTAAGCGGaatcctcttttttttttcttacTTGATAATGAGGGAAGGGAGTAGCTAACGAAAGACGGGTTAGACTTTGTGTTGAGTCTTGCAAGTAATGGCGAGTTGGCGTCCATCATTCGCAAATACGGCTCGCTTGATATCGCTTCTGCAAGGTACTATGCCGCTCAATTGATTGATACTCTTGAATTCGTGCATTCCCGAGGTGTCATCCACCGTGATCTCAAGCCGGAAAagtaagttttttttttcatttcatACgaatttttctttttgctttg
Encoded here:
- a CDS encoding serine/threonine protein kinase (genome sequence mistake) encodes the protein MASSLAVSPSSSSPAPSSPYSRLIAPTITRNHSSSSSRSTATCSSTSSVQAAPMRPPPIETSTAATSRSQLPSNRHSENEAEHDTTYTSPGLSVGGRGGLARNGPRSNRLGTSPQTRHVPLSIGALSPSPSPILNVGSKRQSNTEPVSGTSPSTPLSKSFLAQQDASPSSSTIPLRVTISVDPNDRLSHDRESHSVERHRTQGHSPVRGRYGHLSTPSSPTSSYRALTGKPRTLSVDAGQNWGGSQRNRPRDGDDRERRQSQVSSASSGGLKKHSLDDWVLGEELGVGSYSTVYCVTPSAGTHSPSSPQPARKYALKVIDQAHLIQEKKVKYAMVERDALIRLSDPRHSKGHKRGTSSSSSTGHTQTGSTGKRKSTASIGGQSSVASVSGGVISNSKKDTRDRLSIVTTSSAPSSPILTASSDSAQFSPTAVSGGGGNVKGRRPSRSAEPPTPVQEQTEVLIRDGEEDRQETPPREWDRDRDRGGWDNITRSRPLTCTGRVNGKRRKGKGRRRTRRHRLRRAGSCYPPYPSSTSDTLDTRTTRGITPLVSRWTPYEPRNTSRSISSPDTETPATVIGAE